One Triplophysa dalaica isolate WHDGS20190420 chromosome 1, ASM1584641v1, whole genome shotgun sequence DNA segment encodes these proteins:
- the lrrc28 gene encoding leucine-rich repeat-containing protein 28 isoform X2 — MASDLHETIFMAKQERHKNLFLNYRNLNNFPVELLKDEGLQFLERLYMKRNSLTMLPENLAQKLPNLIELYLHSNNIAMIPQAIGSLVKLQSLDMSDNALQIICPEIGQLRSLRHLRLANNQLKFLPRELGDLRELETLDVSMNLLRTLPEDLHQCVSLQCLTADRNLLYCLPRQLCLLPDLNELSMAANCLTSLPLDLGRSMELQFVFVDNNAVLKGLPSYLYNKVIGCSGCGLAAQVSDVKHLSLGLGAMTIPLPSEVKAIGLETDRVLPLEELACRVLQADGDQSGKDVNFLLPKSLLDVVRWPLGHCHRCSQPMFTIVYPKLFPLRETPLAGVHKRTTVSFVAYCCSSQCLMTFDLQG, encoded by the exons ATGGCCTCAGACCTCCATGAAACCATCTTCATGGCCAAACAGGAGCGACACAAGAATCTTTTCCTGAACTACAGGAATCTCAACAACTTCCCCGTCGAGCTTCTCAAAGATGAAGGTCTGCAGTTCCTGGAGAGACTTTACATGAAGAGAAACTCTCTAACCATGCTG CCTGAGAATCTAGCGCAGAAACTCCCCAACCTGATAGAATT atacctccactcaaacaacattGCCATGATTCCTCAAG CAATTGGCAGCCTAGTAAAGCTGCAATCACTGGACATGAGTGACAACGCCCTGCAAATCATCTGCCCAGAGATTGGTCAGCTGCGTTCTTTACGACACCTGCGATTGGCCAATAATCAACTGAAATTTCTCCCACGAG AACTGGGAGATCTTCGAGAGCTGGAGACTCTCGATGTGTCCATGAATCTCCTGAGGACTCTTCCGGAAGATCTGCATCAGTGTGTGTCTCTGCAGTGTCTGACGGCGGACCGTAACCTCTTGTACTGCCTCCCCCGTCAGCTCTGCTTACTACCTGACCTCAATGAGCTCTCAATGGCTGCCAACTGCCTGACCTCTCTCCCCCTAG ATCTTGGACGTTCCATGGAGCTGCAGTTTGTCTTTGTGGACAACAACGCTGTTCTGAAGGGCCTGCCATCATACCTCTATAATAAAGTGATTGGCTGCAGTGG ATGCGGTCTTGCTGCTCAGGTATCTGATGTGAAGCATCTCTCTCTGGGCCTTGGAGCTATGACCATCCCTCTCCCTTCTGAAGTGAAGGCCATCGGATTGGAGACGGACCGCGTGTTGCCGCTGGAAGAGCTGGCATGTAGAGTCCTGCAAGCGGATGGTGACCAGTCGGGCAAAG ATGTCAACTTCCTGTTGCCAAAGAGTCTTCTAGACGTTGTACGATGGCCTCTGGGTCACTGTCACCGTTGCAGTCAGCCCATGTTCACCATCGTCTACCCCAAACTCTTCCCTCTCAGAGAGACGCCACTCGCTGGAGTGCACAAGAG AACCACTGTGAGTTTTGTAGCATACTGCTGCTCCAGCCAGTGTctgatgacctttgacctccagGGCTGA
- the lrrc28 gene encoding leucine-rich repeat-containing protein 28 isoform X1 — MASDLHETIFMAKQERHKNLFLNYRNLNNFPVELLKDEGLQFLERLYMKRNSLTMLPENLAQKLPNLIELYLHSNNIAMIPQAIGSLVKLQSLDMSDNALQIICPEIGQLRSLRHLRLANNQLKFLPRELGDLRELETLDVSMNLLRTLPEDLHQCVSLQCLTADRNLLYCLPRQLCLLPDLNELSMAANCLTSLPLDLGRSMELQFVFVDNNAVLKGLPSYLYNKVIGCSGCGLAAQVSDVKHLSLGLGAMTIPLPSEVKAIGLETDRVLPLEELACRVLQADGDQSGKGDVNFLLPKSLLDVVRWPLGHCHRCSQPMFTIVYPKLFPLRETPLAGVHKRTTVSFVAYCCSSQCLMTFDLQG; from the exons ATGGCCTCAGACCTCCATGAAACCATCTTCATGGCCAAACAGGAGCGACACAAGAATCTTTTCCTGAACTACAGGAATCTCAACAACTTCCCCGTCGAGCTTCTCAAAGATGAAGGTCTGCAGTTCCTGGAGAGACTTTACATGAAGAGAAACTCTCTAACCATGCTG CCTGAGAATCTAGCGCAGAAACTCCCCAACCTGATAGAATT atacctccactcaaacaacattGCCATGATTCCTCAAG CAATTGGCAGCCTAGTAAAGCTGCAATCACTGGACATGAGTGACAACGCCCTGCAAATCATCTGCCCAGAGATTGGTCAGCTGCGTTCTTTACGACACCTGCGATTGGCCAATAATCAACTGAAATTTCTCCCACGAG AACTGGGAGATCTTCGAGAGCTGGAGACTCTCGATGTGTCCATGAATCTCCTGAGGACTCTTCCGGAAGATCTGCATCAGTGTGTGTCTCTGCAGTGTCTGACGGCGGACCGTAACCTCTTGTACTGCCTCCCCCGTCAGCTCTGCTTACTACCTGACCTCAATGAGCTCTCAATGGCTGCCAACTGCCTGACCTCTCTCCCCCTAG ATCTTGGACGTTCCATGGAGCTGCAGTTTGTCTTTGTGGACAACAACGCTGTTCTGAAGGGCCTGCCATCATACCTCTATAATAAAGTGATTGGCTGCAGTGG ATGCGGTCTTGCTGCTCAGGTATCTGATGTGAAGCATCTCTCTCTGGGCCTTGGAGCTATGACCATCCCTCTCCCTTCTGAAGTGAAGGCCATCGGATTGGAGACGGACCGCGTGTTGCCGCTGGAAGAGCTGGCATGTAGAGTCCTGCAAGCGGATGGTGACCAGTCGGGCAAAG GAGATGTCAACTTCCTGTTGCCAAAGAGTCTTCTAGACGTTGTACGATGGCCTCTGGGTCACTGTCACCGTTGCAGTCAGCCCATGTTCACCATCGTCTACCCCAAACTCTTCCCTCTCAGAGAGACGCCACTCGCTGGAGTGCACAAGAG AACCACTGTGAGTTTTGTAGCATACTGCTGCTCCAGCCAGTGTctgatgacctttgacctccagGGCTGA
- the LOC130420612 gene encoding uncharacterized protein LOC130420612 isoform X1 yields the protein MSRRHRFSGCCTPTSPTPRPRLSRTRTQLQDRLIEYVEETLNYIETVRDFCDQEQKWISERKAELKKMRDIMLRQNEEEKLDAVLADTIMGLKELEIFLDAVEKLTVTSRHVFSEHIFLLRGQSPESLKSVIIAAGEVAPLLIHFKRNAETFFRPILQNVNVLVYQLDNYVLNTKKLCKILRQSSVLSGDIYKHKMDQPFMQLILNAGENNMKQMLHHLNQLREIRMDQPTRLAFLFQEHAQEFIDLFSERRSRMWKFLSDLEKTAVKLNEMKKGASISTVAGSSVGIVGGGLSIAGIILAPFTAGASLVVSLAGLGLAGISGVNAIVTGVTEMAVNSHHENNAQSYFKSYVDDMSEVLFCLKEAGNSERPLVQPSGVDVKDVLNMAREGIETGVDALGVVADVVEQKSTNLIAATEITVTDLVTETPQVAISLSKVAKAETLLITKSVRVASVAANFLFIGLDAYFLITESMSLAEGSESEVSQLIRAREAVWKSELEAWEKIHDSLCIGIKTISERQITLEKPFLP from the exons atgtctcgtagacacagattcagcggctgctgcacacccacgtcccccaccccccgtccccgtctcagccgaacaag GACACAGTTACAGGACAGGTTGATAGAATATGTTGAGGAAACACTCAATTATATTGAGACTGTGAGGGACTTCTGTGACCAAGAACAAAAATGGATCTCTGAGAGAAAGGCAGAGCTTAAGAAGATGAGAGACATTATGTTGAGACAAAATGAGGAGGAGAAGCTGGATGCCGTTCTCGCAGACACTATAATGGGGCTGAAGGAACTTGAGATCTTCCTGGATGCTGTGGAGAAGCTAACAGTGACTTCACGCCATGTTTTCAGTGAACATATCTTCCTACTGAGGGGACAGAGCCCTGAAAGTCTGAAGTCAGTCATCATAGCGGCAGGAGAAGTGGCTCCTCTCCTCATtcactttaaaagaaatgcagaAACCTTCTTCCGTCCTATACTCCAGAATGTGAATGTCTTGGTCTATCAGCTAGACAACTATGTACTCAATACAAAAAAGCTTTGTAAGATATTAAGACAAAG TTCAGTCTTGTCAGGAGACATCTATAA ACATAAAATGGATCAACCTTTTATGCAGCTCATTTTGAACGCAGGTGAGAACAACATGAAACAAATGCTTCATCATTTGAACCAGTTGCGTGAAATCAG GATGGACCAGCCCACCCGACTGGCGTTCCTTTTTCAGGAACACGCTCAGGAATTCATTGACTTATTCAGTGAACGTCGCTCTAGAATGTGGAAGTTCCTGTCTGATCTGGAGAAGACAGCAGTTAAGCTGAACGAGATGAAGAAGGGGGCCAGTATATCTACTGTGGCTGGTAGTTCAGTGGGGATAGTAGGGGGGGGCTTGTCTATTGCTGGCATTATTCTTGCCCCTTTCACTGCAGGAGCATCTTTGGTTGTATCTCTGGCAGGGCTCGGTCTGGCGGGCATCAGTGGAGTCAATGCTATTGTAACAGGGGTCACTGAAATGGCAGTCAACAGTCACCATGAGAACAATGCACAAAGTTATTTTAAGAGTTACGTTGATGATATGAGCGAGGTTTTATTCTGTCTGAAAGAAGCAGGCAACAGTGAAAGACCTTTAGTGCAGCCTAGTGGAGTTGATGTTAAGGATGTGTTAAACATGGCTAGAGAAGGGATTGAAACTGGTGTGGATGCACTGGGTGTAGTTGCAGATGTTGTTGAGCAAAAAAGTACAAATTTAATTGCAGCAACCGAGATCACAGTGACGGACTTAGTCACTGAAACACCACAGGTGGCTATAAGCCTGTCTAAGGTGGCAAAAGCAGAAACACTGTTGATCACAAAGTCTGTTAGAGTCGCATCTGTCGCAgcaaattttctttttattggcCTGGATGCCTATTTTCTTATCACAGAAAGCATGAGTCTTGCAGAAGGTAGTGAGAGTGAGGTCTCTCAGCTCATCCGCGCCAGGGAAGCTGTGTGGAAATCAGAGCTGGAGGCCTGGGAGAAAATTCACGATTCCTTATGCATAGGAATAAAGACGATTAGCGAGAGACAGATCACCTTGGAGAAACCATTTCTTCCTTAG
- the LOC130417514 gene encoding erythroid membrane-associated protein-like, which produces MLVGSMLSHTENHLHLIQIDPSLYSPPHTKNWSEISMKTDVSVETLMRALTQLQETLDDKLTQTVLRRMQHYAVDVTLDPDTAHPDLILSEDRKQERDGDIEQSLPDNPERFDYCVSVLGKEGFSSGRFYFEVQVKGKTEWDLGVVRESINRKGQITASPEDGQWTVVLRDENDYRACASPCVSLCLRVSPQKVGVFVDYEEGLVCFYDVENRSHIYSFTGQTFTEKLFPSFSPCPNEGKNSAPLIISPVHHIKHLLE; this is translated from the exons ATGCTTGTGGGTTCAATGCTCTCACACACTGAAAATCATCTCCACCTCATACag ATTGACCCATCCCTATACAGTCCTCCACACACCAAGAACTGGTCTGAGATCAGTATGAAGACTGATGTGAGTGTGGAGACTCTAATGAGAGCTCTGACTCAACTGCAGGAGACTCTAGACGACAAACTCACTCAAACTG TGTTGAGGAGGATGCAGCACTATGCAG TGGATGTGACTCTGGATCCTGATACAGCTCATCCAGATCTCATCCTGTCTGAAGATAGAAAACAAGAGAGGGATGGAGATATTGAGCAAAGTCTCCCAGATAATCCAGAGAGATTTGATTATTGTGTCAGTGTTCTGGGAAAAGAGGGATTCTCTTCAGGGagattttattttgaggtgCAGGTGAAGGGAAAAACTGAATGGGATTTAGGAGTGGTCAGAGAATCTATTAACAGGAAGGGACAGATCACAGCGAGTCCTGAGGATGGACAGTGGACTGTAGTTCTGAGGGATGAGAATGATTATAGAGCTTGTGCTTCAccctgtgtctctctgtgtctgagAGTGAGTCCACAGAAGGTGGGGGTGTTTGTGGATTATGAGGAGGGTCTGGTCTGTTTTTATGATGTGGAGAACAGATCTCATATCTACTCTTTCACTGGTCAAACTTTCACTGAGAAACTCTTTCCATCATTCAGTCCATGTCCTAATGAAGGTAAAAATTCAGCCCCACTGATCATCTCACCTGTTCATCACATCAAACATTTACTAGAATAA
- the LOC130420612 gene encoding uncharacterized protein LOC130420612 isoform X2, with amino-acid sequence MDIRTQLQDRLIEYVEETLNYIETVRDFCDQEQKWISERKAELKKMRDIMLRQNEEEKLDAVLADTIMGLKELEIFLDAVEKLTVTSRHVFSEHIFLLRGQSPESLKSVIIAAGEVAPLLIHFKRNAETFFRPILQNVNVLVYQLDNYVLNTKKLCKILRQSSVLSGDIYKHKMDQPFMQLILNAGENNMKQMLHHLNQLREIRMDQPTRLAFLFQEHAQEFIDLFSERRSRMWKFLSDLEKTAVKLNEMKKGASISTVAGSSVGIVGGGLSIAGIILAPFTAGASLVVSLAGLGLAGISGVNAIVTGVTEMAVNSHHENNAQSYFKSYVDDMSEVLFCLKEAGNSERPLVQPSGVDVKDVLNMAREGIETGVDALGVVADVVEQKSTNLIAATEITVTDLVTETPQVAISLSKVAKAETLLITKSVRVASVAANFLFIGLDAYFLITESMSLAEGSESEVSQLIRAREAVWKSELEAWEKIHDSLCIGIKTISERQITLEKPFLP; translated from the exons ATGGACATCAG GACACAGTTACAGGACAGGTTGATAGAATATGTTGAGGAAACACTCAATTATATTGAGACTGTGAGGGACTTCTGTGACCAAGAACAAAAATGGATCTCTGAGAGAAAGGCAGAGCTTAAGAAGATGAGAGACATTATGTTGAGACAAAATGAGGAGGAGAAGCTGGATGCCGTTCTCGCAGACACTATAATGGGGCTGAAGGAACTTGAGATCTTCCTGGATGCTGTGGAGAAGCTAACAGTGACTTCACGCCATGTTTTCAGTGAACATATCTTCCTACTGAGGGGACAGAGCCCTGAAAGTCTGAAGTCAGTCATCATAGCGGCAGGAGAAGTGGCTCCTCTCCTCATtcactttaaaagaaatgcagaAACCTTCTTCCGTCCTATACTCCAGAATGTGAATGTCTTGGTCTATCAGCTAGACAACTATGTACTCAATACAAAAAAGCTTTGTAAGATATTAAGACAAAG TTCAGTCTTGTCAGGAGACATCTATAA ACATAAAATGGATCAACCTTTTATGCAGCTCATTTTGAACGCAGGTGAGAACAACATGAAACAAATGCTTCATCATTTGAACCAGTTGCGTGAAATCAG GATGGACCAGCCCACCCGACTGGCGTTCCTTTTTCAGGAACACGCTCAGGAATTCATTGACTTATTCAGTGAACGTCGCTCTAGAATGTGGAAGTTCCTGTCTGATCTGGAGAAGACAGCAGTTAAGCTGAACGAGATGAAGAAGGGGGCCAGTATATCTACTGTGGCTGGTAGTTCAGTGGGGATAGTAGGGGGGGGCTTGTCTATTGCTGGCATTATTCTTGCCCCTTTCACTGCAGGAGCATCTTTGGTTGTATCTCTGGCAGGGCTCGGTCTGGCGGGCATCAGTGGAGTCAATGCTATTGTAACAGGGGTCACTGAAATGGCAGTCAACAGTCACCATGAGAACAATGCACAAAGTTATTTTAAGAGTTACGTTGATGATATGAGCGAGGTTTTATTCTGTCTGAAAGAAGCAGGCAACAGTGAAAGACCTTTAGTGCAGCCTAGTGGAGTTGATGTTAAGGATGTGTTAAACATGGCTAGAGAAGGGATTGAAACTGGTGTGGATGCACTGGGTGTAGTTGCAGATGTTGTTGAGCAAAAAAGTACAAATTTAATTGCAGCAACCGAGATCACAGTGACGGACTTAGTCACTGAAACACCACAGGTGGCTATAAGCCTGTCTAAGGTGGCAAAAGCAGAAACACTGTTGATCACAAAGTCTGTTAGAGTCGCATCTGTCGCAgcaaattttctttttattggcCTGGATGCCTATTTTCTTATCACAGAAAGCATGAGTCTTGCAGAAGGTAGTGAGAGTGAGGTCTCTCAGCTCATCCGCGCCAGGGAAGCTGTGTGGAAATCAGAGCTGGAGGCCTGGGAGAAAATTCACGATTCCTTATGCATAGGAATAAAGACGATTAGCGAGAGACAGATCACCTTGGAGAAACCATTTCTTCCTTAG
- the LOC130420612 gene encoding apolipoprotein L3-like isoform X3 has product MRDIMLRQNEEEKLDAVLADTIMGLKELEIFLDAVEKLTVTSRHVFSEHIFLLRGQSPESLKSVIIAAGEVAPLLIHFKRNAETFFRPILQNVNVLVYQLDNYVLNTKKLCKILRQSSVLSGDIYKHKMDQPFMQLILNAGENNMKQMLHHLNQLREIRMDQPTRLAFLFQEHAQEFIDLFSERRSRMWKFLSDLEKTAVKLNEMKKGASISTVAGSSVGIVGGGLSIAGIILAPFTAGASLVVSLAGLGLAGISGVNAIVTGVTEMAVNSHHENNAQSYFKSYVDDMSEVLFCLKEAGNSERPLVQPSGVDVKDVLNMAREGIETGVDALGVVADVVEQKSTNLIAATEITVTDLVTETPQVAISLSKVAKAETLLITKSVRVASVAANFLFIGLDAYFLITESMSLAEGSESEVSQLIRAREAVWKSELEAWEKIHDSLCIGIKTISERQITLEKPFLP; this is encoded by the exons ATGAGAGACATTATGTTGAGACAAAATGAGGAGGAGAAGCTGGATGCCGTTCTCGCAGACACTATAATGGGGCTGAAGGAACTTGAGATCTTCCTGGATGCTGTGGAGAAGCTAACAGTGACTTCACGCCATGTTTTCAGTGAACATATCTTCCTACTGAGGGGACAGAGCCCTGAAAGTCTGAAGTCAGTCATCATAGCGGCAGGAGAAGTGGCTCCTCTCCTCATtcactttaaaagaaatgcagaAACCTTCTTCCGTCCTATACTCCAGAATGTGAATGTCTTGGTCTATCAGCTAGACAACTATGTACTCAATACAAAAAAGCTTTGTAAGATATTAAGACAAAG TTCAGTCTTGTCAGGAGACATCTATAA ACATAAAATGGATCAACCTTTTATGCAGCTCATTTTGAACGCAGGTGAGAACAACATGAAACAAATGCTTCATCATTTGAACCAGTTGCGTGAAATCAG GATGGACCAGCCCACCCGACTGGCGTTCCTTTTTCAGGAACACGCTCAGGAATTCATTGACTTATTCAGTGAACGTCGCTCTAGAATGTGGAAGTTCCTGTCTGATCTGGAGAAGACAGCAGTTAAGCTGAACGAGATGAAGAAGGGGGCCAGTATATCTACTGTGGCTGGTAGTTCAGTGGGGATAGTAGGGGGGGGCTTGTCTATTGCTGGCATTATTCTTGCCCCTTTCACTGCAGGAGCATCTTTGGTTGTATCTCTGGCAGGGCTCGGTCTGGCGGGCATCAGTGGAGTCAATGCTATTGTAACAGGGGTCACTGAAATGGCAGTCAACAGTCACCATGAGAACAATGCACAAAGTTATTTTAAGAGTTACGTTGATGATATGAGCGAGGTTTTATTCTGTCTGAAAGAAGCAGGCAACAGTGAAAGACCTTTAGTGCAGCCTAGTGGAGTTGATGTTAAGGATGTGTTAAACATGGCTAGAGAAGGGATTGAAACTGGTGTGGATGCACTGGGTGTAGTTGCAGATGTTGTTGAGCAAAAAAGTACAAATTTAATTGCAGCAACCGAGATCACAGTGACGGACTTAGTCACTGAAACACCACAGGTGGCTATAAGCCTGTCTAAGGTGGCAAAAGCAGAAACACTGTTGATCACAAAGTCTGTTAGAGTCGCATCTGTCGCAgcaaattttctttttattggcCTGGATGCCTATTTTCTTATCACAGAAAGCATGAGTCTTGCAGAAGGTAGTGAGAGTGAGGTCTCTCAGCTCATCCGCGCCAGGGAAGCTGTGTGGAAATCAGAGCTGGAGGCCTGGGAGAAAATTCACGATTCCTTATGCATAGGAATAAAGACGATTAGCGAGAGACAGATCACCTTGGAGAAACCATTTCTTCCTTAG